One stretch of Meriones unguiculatus strain TT.TT164.6M chromosome 7, Bangor_MerUng_6.1, whole genome shotgun sequence DNA includes these proteins:
- the Serpina6 gene encoding corticosteroid-binding globulin, protein MPVVLYTCLLWLSISGLSTAEKHNSFTHESSRSPHRGLAPTNTDFAFNLYNRLVNLNPNKNILVSPVSISTALAMLSLGPRGQTGTRLLQSLGFNYTEASEAKIHQDFQHLSRLLSQSDMSSSMSLGSIIFFDQNLKLEDSFLEAIKHYYGSEAFAIDFKDWTQASRQINTYVESKTQGKITEVFSDPSDLAPFMLFNYIFFKGTWEFPFSPENTREEDFYVNETTTVKVPMMVQSGLMGYLHDSVIPCQLVLMDFVGNGTIFFILPDQNQMDTVTAALSRDTIKRWDTLLTKRQVNAHIPKFSMFDTHDLKEVLPEMGIEDLFTGQSNFSGYTQDDSKAVKVIHKAVLQLDENGIVPVATKRASRFARSEELTISFNRPFIVLIYDDITWSSLLMGKIMKPA, encoded by the exons ATGCCGGTCGTCCTGTACACCTGTCTCCTCTGGCTCTCCATCAGTGGCCTCAGTACTGCCGAAAAACACAACTCCTTCACTCATGAGAGTTCAAGGAGCCCTCACCGAGGCCTGGCTCCCACCAATACTGACTTTGCTTTCAACTTATATAATCGCCTAGTGAACTTGAATCCCAACAAGAATATCTTAGTCTCCCCCGTGAGCATCTCCACGGCCTTGGCCATGCTGTCCCTTGGACCTAGGGGCCAAACAGGGACCAGGCTTCTCCAGAGCCTGGGCTTCAACTATACAGAGGCATCTGAAGCTAAAATCCATCAGGACTTCCAGCACCTCAGTCGCCTTCTCAGTCAGTCTGACATGAGCTCGAGTATGAGCTTGGGCAGCATCATATTTTTCGACCAGAACCTGAAGCTGGAAGACTCCTTCTTAGAAGCCATCAAACACTATTATGGGTCAGAGGCCTTCGCCATCGATTTCAAGGACTGGACTCAAGCCAGCCGGCAGATCAACACATATGTCGAGAGTAAGACACAGGGGAAAATTACGGAAGTGTTCTCAGACCCGAGTGATCTGGCCCCCTTCATGCTGTTCAACTACATCTTCTTCAAAG GCACGTGGGAATTTCCCTTCAGCCCAGAAAATACCAGAGAGGAGGACTTCTATGTGAACGAGACCACCACTGTGAAGGTGCCCATGATGGTCCAATCAGGCCTTATGGGTTACCTTCATGACTCGGTGATCCCCTGCCAGCTGGTACTGATGGACTTTGTAGGAAATGGAACTATCTTCTTCATCCTTCCAGACCAGAATCAGATGGACACTGTCACTGCCGCACTTAGTCGAGATACAATTAAGAGGTGGGACACTCTTCTGACCAAAAG GCAAGTGAACGCACACATCCCAAAATTCTCCATGTTTGACACCCATGACCTTAAAGAAGTGCTCCCAGAAATGGGCATTGAAGACTTGTTCACTGGCCAATCAAATTTCTCAGGCTACACCCAGGATGACTCCAAGGCAGTAAAG GTGATCCACAAGGCCGTGCTGCAACTGGATGAGAATGGTATAGTGCCTGTTGCCACCAAAAGGGCTTCCCGTTTCGCGAGGTCGGAGGAACTCACCATCAGTTTCAACAGGCCCTTTATCGTGCTGATCTATGACGATATTACGTGGAGCAGCTTGTTGATGGGCAAAATCATGAAGCCAGCCTAA